The Zingiber officinale cultivar Zhangliang chromosome 9A, Zo_v1.1, whole genome shotgun sequence genome window below encodes:
- the LOC122019389 gene encoding uncharacterized protein LOC122019389, translating into MTRTSKDKLFELDPEIERTFRALRIQEKASEGSENTLSHSDISMDDHNRTIKELAAPDEAFKYSCITYPTLAGDFELRSGLIHLLPKFQGLSGEDPNRHLHEFHVVCSTMKPQGISKEDIKLRAFPFSLTGVSKDWLYYLPPGYITSWIDMKKAFLEKFFPASRTATIRKSICGIQQVVGETLYDYWERFKKLCSSCPQHQISEQLLVQYFYEGLLPMDRSMIDAAAGGALVNKTPEQARELISNMAENSQQFGSRALTTRGVGEVQMASNEQKEIKNSLMELTTLVKQLALNNATQPSVVPNMQFPCKQSIGCSICSSQDHLSELCPNLIQDESLAAFSRAQFQQKHDPYSSTYNPGWRDHPNVKYGNSFYQHPSSNQHFSHNSSNFQQPQQGFQQHNQNF; encoded by the coding sequence ATGACCAGGACTTCAAAGGACAAATTATTTGAGTTAGATCCAGAAATTGAGAGGACTTTCAGGGCTTTGAGAATTCAAGAGAAAGCTTCAGAAGGCTCTGAAAATACCTTATCACATTCAGATATTTCCATGGATGATCATAACAGAACCATAAAGGAGCTTGCAGCTCCTGATGAGGCTTTTAAGTATTCATGCATCACTTATCCAACTTTAGCAGGAGATTTTGAGTTGAGATCAGGGTTGATTCACCTACTTCCTAAATTTCAAGGGTTATCTGGAGAAGATCCAAATAGACATTTGCATGAATTCCATGTGGTATGCTCAACCATGAAGCCACAGGGAATTTCAAAAGAAGATATCAAGCTAAgggcttttccattttcattgACTGGGGTATCAAAGGATTGGCTATATTATTTGCCACCAGGATATATAACCTCATGGATTGATATGAAGAAGGCTTTCTTGGAGAAATTCTTTCCAGCCTCAAGGACTGCAACTATTAGGAAAAGCATATGTGGGATTCAGCAAGTGGTGGGAGAGACATTATATGACTATTGGGagagatttaagaaattatgttcAAGTTGTCCTCAACACCAAATCAGTGAGCAGTTACTAGTCCAATACTTCTATGAGGGTTTATTACCTATGGACAGAAGTATGATAGATGCAGCAGCCGGAGGAGCTTTAGTGAACAAAACTCCAGAACAAGCACGGGAGCTAATTTCGAACATGGCTGAAAATTCACAGCAATTTGGAAGTAGAGCACTCACTACTAGAGGAGTTGGTGAAGTTCAAATGGCTTCTAATGAACAAAAGGAGATAAAGAATTCATTGATGGAATTAACGACCTTGGTGAAACAATTAGCCTTGAACAATGCTACTCAACCTTCTGTTGTGCCGAATATGCAATTTCCATGTAAACAAAGCATAGGTTGTAGCATTTGTTCGAGTCAAGATCACCTTTCAGAACTTTGTCCAAATCTCATTCAAGATGAATCTTTGGCAGCATTCTCTAGAGCTCAGTTCCAACAAAAACATGACCCATATTCATCTACATATAATCCGGGTTGGAGAGATCATCCAAACGTGAAGTATGGCAATTCATTCTATCAACATCCATCTTCAAATCAGCATTTCAGCCACAATTCCAGCAATTTCCAGCAACCTCAGCAAGGTTTCCAGCAGCATAATCAGAATTTTTAG